A single region of the Peromyscus eremicus chromosome 16_21, PerEre_H2_v1, whole genome shotgun sequence genome encodes:
- the Lrrc73 gene encoding leucine-rich repeat-containing protein 73 isoform X1 yields the protein MLPSSIQISGEPLSGAEVRDICRGLRDNAVRLLSLRGCRLCDRDFGRICRALAGATSLAQLNLNLGVVSSPSRIKQLAEALRTNRSIQSLFLHGSPLTDAGLALLNPALALHPALVALDLGDCMLGDEAINLICGLLPPDGAKSGRETLRDRAQWKHSDPGRGGVSLKELTLSANPGITPKGWSRLAIAVAHSSQVRVLNLDYNPLGDHVAGMLAVAVASSRTLEVLDLEGTGLTNQSAQTLLDMVENYPTALRSLVLAENSISPELQQQICDLLSEGEEEEEVAGGAVDTQEWGRGREPAAHQRGGSSWMCPSDPSAQMVLMTSGLGDSLLAETEM from the exons ATGCTGCCCAGCTCCATCCAGATTTCGGGGGAGCCGCTGTCAGGCGCCGAGGTGCGGGACATCTGCCGCGGCCTGCGCGACAACGCGGTGCGCCTGCTCTCGCTGCGCGGCTGTCGCCTGTGCGACCGCGACTTCGGCCGCATCTGCCGGGCCCTAGCTGGAGCCACGTCCCTGGCGCAGCTCAACCTTAACCTGGGCGTCGTGTCCAGCCCCAGCCGCATCAAGCAGCTGGCGGAAGCGCTACGGACCAACCGCTCCATCCAGTCCCTCTT CCTGCATGGGAGCCCACTGACAGATGCGGGACTTGCCTTGCTGAACCCAGCCCTGGCTCTCCACCCTGCCCTTGTGGCTCTTGACCTGGGGGACTGCATGCTGGGTGATGAAGCCATCAACCTTATCTGTGGTCTCCTCCCTCCAGATGGGGCCAAGTCTG GAAGGGAGACACTTAGGGACAGAGCCCAGTGGAAACACAGTGACCCAGGCAGGGGAGGAGTGA GTTTGAAGGAGCTAACACTGAGTGCCAACCCTGGCATCACCCCTAAGGGCTGGAGCCGCCTCGCCATTGCTGTGGCCCACAGCTCCCAAGTCCGCGTCCTCAACCTGGACTACAACCCCCTGG GTGACCATGTGGCAGGGATGCTGGCTGTAGCTGTGGCCTCAAGCCGTACCCTAGAAGTCCTAGACTTGGAGGGCACAGGGCTCACCAACCAGTCAGCTCAG ACCCTGCTGGACATGGTAGAAAATTACCCAACAGCTTTGCGGAGTCTGGTATTGGCCGAGAACAGCATTAGCCCAGAGCTGCAGCAGCAGATCTGTGACCTCCTCTctgagggggaagaagaggaagaggtggcAGGAGGGGCTGTGGACACACAGGAATGGGGGCGAGGGCGGGAGCCTGCAGCCCACCAGCGGGGTGGCAGCTCCTGGATGTGCCCCAGTG ATCCCAGCGCTCAGATGGTGCTGATGACATCAGGACTAGGGGACAGTCTGCTGGCCGAGACGGAGATGTGA
- the Tjap1 gene encoding tight junction-associated protein 1, which translates to MTSAAPAKKPYRKAPPEHRELRLEIPVSPLEQEGPLTDAERMKLLQQENEELRRRLASATRRTEALERELEIGQDCLELELGQSREELDKFKDKFRRLQHSYTASQRTNQELEDKLHTLASLSHSWIFAIKKAEMDRKTLDWEIVELTNKLLDAKNTINKLEELNERYRLDCNLAVQLLKCNKSHFRNHKLADLPCELQDMVRKHLRSGQEAASPSPSSSLAAGAVVPTSVIARVLEKPESLLLNSAQSGSAGRPLAEDVFVHVDMSGDAPGDSASPPAPGSPSPQPNGECCSVSSTTGGSPEEELPLPAFEKLSPYPTPSPPHPLYPGRKVIEFSEDKIRIPRNSPLPNCTYATRQAISLSLVEERSERVHRSPVPSNPASAQGSPHHQPSPAPSALSAPASSASSEEDLLASWQRAFVDRTPPPAAVAQRTAFGRDALPELQLHFSPSPAEALPPSPHRESGLSLPTEPDSAFPREEEEEMLNLPVSPEEERQSLLPGNEGTEDGPHTSHIDSRAWPLPSSSRPQRSPKRMGVHHLHRKDSLTQAQEQGTLLS; encoded by the exons ATGACCAGTGCTGCCCCTGCTAAGAAACCGTACCGGAAGGCACCTCCAGAGCATCGGGAGCTGCGTCTGGAGATCCCTGTGTCCCCGCTCGAGCAAGAG GGGCCCCTGACTGACGCAGAGAGGATGAA acTTTTGCAGCAGGAGAATGAAGAGCTTCGCCGACGCCTGGCCTCAGCCACCAGACGCACTGAGGCCTTGGAGCGGGAGCTGGAAATAGGACAAgactgcctggaactggagttaggccAGAGCCGTGAGGAGCTGGACAAGTTTAAAGACAAATTCCGCAG GCTGCAGCACAGCTACACAGCTTCCCAGCGGACCAACCAGGAGCTCGAGGACAAGCTGCACACACTG GCCTCTCTTAGCCACAGCTGGATTTTTGCA ATCAAGAAGGCTGAGATGGATAGAAAGACCCTGGACTGGGAGATTGTGGAGCTGACTAACAAGCTGCTGGATGCCAAGAATACCATCAATAAGCTGGAGGAGCTCAAT GAGCGGTACCGGCTGGACTGCAACCTGGCTGTGCAGCTCCTCAAATGCAACAAGTCCCACTTCCGGAACCACAAGCTGGCTGAT CTACCCTGTGAGCTACAGGACATGGTCAGGAAACATCTGCGTAGTGGTCAGGAGGCCGCCAGCCCCAGCCCTTCTTCCAGCCTGGCCGCAGGGGCTGTGGTGCCTACCTCAGTCATTGCCCGGGTGTTGGAGAAACCGGAGTCTCTCCTGCTCAATTCAGCCCAGTCAGGCAGTGCTGGACGCCCCTTGGCTGAGGATGTATTCGTGCAtgtggacatgagtggggatgcTCCAGGTGACTCAGCCAGCCCCCCAGCCCCTGGCAGTCCCTCTCCACAACCCAATGGGGAATGCTGCTCTGTGAGTAGTACTACAGGAGGCTCCCCAGAGGAGGAGCTGCCCCTGCCAGCCTTTGAGAAGTTGAGTCCCTACCCTACCCCATCTCCACCACACCCATTGTATCCTGGTCGGAAGGTAATAGAGTTTTCTGAGGATAAGATTCGAATTCCACGCAACAGCCCCCTACCCAACTGTACTTACGCCACTCGGCAGGCCATTTCCCTGAGTCTGGTGGAGGAGCGGAGTGAGCGGGTCCACCGCAGCCCAGTGCCtagcaatcctgcctcagcccaaGGCTCACCCCATCACCAACCTAGTCCAGCCCCCTCAGCACTCAGTGCCCCAGCCAGCTCTGCCAGCTCTGAGGAGGACCTGCTGGCCAGCTGGCAGCGAGCATTTGTGGACCGCACCCCGCCTCCCGCTGCTGTGGCCCAGCGCACAGCCTTTGGACGAGATGCACTCCCTGAGCTACAGCTGCATTTCTCCCCGAGCCCTGCGGAGGCCCTACCACCTTCCCCACACCGTGAGAGTGGACTTTCGCTACCAACAgagcctgactctgcctttcccagggaggaggaagaggaaatgctgaATCTGCCTGTCAGCCCCGAGGAAGAGCGCCAAAGCCTGCTGCCTGGTAATGAGGGTACAGAGGATGGACCTCACACTTCCCACATTGACAGCAGGGCCTGGCCACTCCCCAGTTCCAGCCGCCCTCAGCGCAGCCCCAAGAGGATGGGGGTGCACCACCTGCACCGCAAGGACAGCCTGACGCAGGCGCAGGAACAGGGCACCCTGCTCAGCTAA
- the Lrrc73 gene encoding leucine-rich repeat-containing protein 73 isoform X2 gives MLPSSIQISGEPLSGAEVRDICRGLRDNAVRLLSLRGCRLCDRDFGRICRALAGATSLAQLNLNLGVVSSPSRIKQLAEALRTNRSIQSLFLHGSPLTDAGLALLNPALALHPALVALDLGDCMLGDEAINLICGLLPPDGAKSGLKELTLSANPGITPKGWSRLAIAVAHSSQVRVLNLDYNPLGDHVAGMLAVAVASSRTLEVLDLEGTGLTNQSAQTLLDMVENYPTALRSLVLAENSISPELQQQICDLLSEGEEEEEVAGGAVDTQEWGRGREPAAHQRGGSSWMCPSDPSAQMVLMTSGLGDSLLAETEM, from the exons ATGCTGCCCAGCTCCATCCAGATTTCGGGGGAGCCGCTGTCAGGCGCCGAGGTGCGGGACATCTGCCGCGGCCTGCGCGACAACGCGGTGCGCCTGCTCTCGCTGCGCGGCTGTCGCCTGTGCGACCGCGACTTCGGCCGCATCTGCCGGGCCCTAGCTGGAGCCACGTCCCTGGCGCAGCTCAACCTTAACCTGGGCGTCGTGTCCAGCCCCAGCCGCATCAAGCAGCTGGCGGAAGCGCTACGGACCAACCGCTCCATCCAGTCCCTCTT CCTGCATGGGAGCCCACTGACAGATGCGGGACTTGCCTTGCTGAACCCAGCCCTGGCTCTCCACCCTGCCCTTGTGGCTCTTGACCTGGGGGACTGCATGCTGGGTGATGAAGCCATCAACCTTATCTGTGGTCTCCTCCCTCCAGATGGGGCCAAGTCTG GTTTGAAGGAGCTAACACTGAGTGCCAACCCTGGCATCACCCCTAAGGGCTGGAGCCGCCTCGCCATTGCTGTGGCCCACAGCTCCCAAGTCCGCGTCCTCAACCTGGACTACAACCCCCTGG GTGACCATGTGGCAGGGATGCTGGCTGTAGCTGTGGCCTCAAGCCGTACCCTAGAAGTCCTAGACTTGGAGGGCACAGGGCTCACCAACCAGTCAGCTCAG ACCCTGCTGGACATGGTAGAAAATTACCCAACAGCTTTGCGGAGTCTGGTATTGGCCGAGAACAGCATTAGCCCAGAGCTGCAGCAGCAGATCTGTGACCTCCTCTctgagggggaagaagaggaagaggtggcAGGAGGGGCTGTGGACACACAGGAATGGGGGCGAGGGCGGGAGCCTGCAGCCCACCAGCGGGGTGGCAGCTCCTGGATGTGCCCCAGTG ATCCCAGCGCTCAGATGGTGCTGATGACATCAGGACTAGGGGACAGTCTGCTGGCCGAGACGGAGATGTGA